In the genome of Natronorubrum daqingense, the window CCAGCGCCACCACCCTTCGCCGATCACCTCGTCGAAGACGTACACCATACCGGCCGCCGTCGCGACGACGAGTCCCGACGGTCCGAACGTCGCCCCGTGTTCGAGCACGTTTCCGAACACGTCCCGTCGCCACTCCACTGACCCGTCGTCGGGTTCGAGACAAACGACTTCCTCGCGGACCCCACAGACCACGCCCGTTCTGGTGTGTGCGAGTACCATCGCCGTTCCCGACGCGTCGAACTCGTGTTCCCACAGCGCGTCACCGGTATCGGGCTCGAGCGCGTAAATCGTGCTGTCGACTGTGGCGTAGACGACGTCGTCCCGGCAGATCGGTGCCCGTCGTGCGTCCTCGAGCGTCCACAGTTCTGACCCGTCGTCGGCGTCTAATACCTGCAACTCGCCGTGATCGGGGTGGTACACTCGGCCGTCGGCGACCACCGGGGTTCCCCTGGAAAGTTCGCCGACCTCGACGCGCCAGCGTTCGGAGACGCCGTCGACCGGAGCTTCCCCGTCGGCGACGGCCCGGGTGTTCGACGCGTTGCACCCGAAACTCGACCAGCTCCCGTCCGCGCCGAAGATGTGATCGTCCGGGTCCGGCAG includes:
- a CDS encoding outer membrane protein assembly factor BamB family protein, with protein sequence MNPTRRTLLASAAVGSAGLAGCTTFQSASPDEPPDSGVDELPDPDDHIFGADGSWSSFGCNASNTRAVADGEAPVDGVSERWRVEVGELSRGTPVVADGRVYHPDHGELQVLDADDGSELWTLEDARRAPICRDDVVYATVDSTIYALEPDTGDALWEHEFDASGTAMVLAHTRTGVVCGVREEVVCLEPDDGSVEWRRDVFGNVLEHGATFGPSGLVVATAAGMVYVFDEVIGEGWWRWQLPTELTCPPTAGRDAIYVACRDGTTYALTIQERDPVWSAETGVVNHGIGYVDDLVLATDGQDLHAVDAETGTHHWDHEIGDWNHTAPAYGRETVFVGGDRLWAFDPTPGDSPEGGPAVRFDREFAGRVGAGPILDDGSIYVVAEVEDDVHALLALE